The region GCCTCTTGTATATTGTCAATATATGCATAGTTTCCATTCCCTTTATCTGCTAAAGTTTCTAACTTACTGTCTTTGTAATTACCCATTCCATAGCCTAAACAAGTTAAGAAAACCCCACTTTTTCGTTTTTCTTCAATTAAAGTTTCCATATCTTGATTGGATGACATGCCCACATTGAAATCTCCATCTGTTGCAATAATTACCCGATTATTTCCGTTTTTAATAAAATTTTCTTCGGCAACTTTATAAGCTAATTTTATACCTTCACCACCGGCTGTGCTTCCACCAGCACTTAAAGTTTCCAATGAATTAATTATTTTTTCTTTTTCTTTCCCCGAAGTAGGAGGTAACACCAAACCAGCCGCTCCAGCATAAACTACAATACTTATTTTGTCTTCTTCACGTAACTGATGGGTTAATATTTTTAAAGATTCTTTTACTAAGGGTAATTTATTTTGATCACTCATAGATCCAGAAACATCAATAAGAAATACAAAGTTAGAATTAGGCAAACTTACCGTTGGAATGTCTTTTCCTTGTAATCCTATTTTAACCAATTGGTGTTTTTCATTCCAAGGGCAACTTCCATATTCAGTGTTGATAGAAAAAGGTGTCTCGCCTATTGGTTGTGGATATTGGTATTTAAAAAAGTTAATCATTTCTTCCACACGCACAGCATCTTTGGGTACTTTTTGTCCGTTATTGATAAAACGTCTGATATTAGTGTAAGAGGCATTGTCCACATCTATTGAAAAAGTTGAAAGTGGAGCGGTATTTGGGCTTTCAAATGGATTTTCAATAAATGCTTCATAATCTTCTGAATTGGGATCTAATGTTGAATTTATTTTATCCCATTTTATTTTTCCATTGCTTGAAATTTGTATAACGCCATTTTTACCTTTTTCTCCATACAATTTAATTGCATCTTGGTCTTTAATAACATTCACGTTAACAATGTCTTCTGGATTAATTAATTTAAATGTTTCTTCTTGAACGGTTTGATTATCAACTATAAATAGAGGTTTGTTGTTGCTAAATTTGTCTTGTATATTAGCAATTTCTTTAGGGTAATTACTGTCCATCACATTTCCAATTGGAGCATTAATACTTCTATTTCCTCTTAATACAATTCTTGTATCTGAATTTACACCATTAGTCGTTGTATTGATTTGTAAACCAGATACTTTTCCTGATAATGCCTGAATTGCATTAGGATTTGCAGCTTGGGTAATATCTTTTCTTTTAAAGGTTTCATAATCATTTTCATTTCTTTCAATCCCCATCCCAGTTACTACAACACATTCAATTAATTGCGAATTACCAGCCATAGTGAAGTTGATAAAGTTTTGGCTTCCTACCGTTGCACGTTGAGAGGTCATACCTATGAAACTACACTCTAATACATCACCAACTTTACACTTTAATGAATATTTTCCGTTCTCATCTGTGGTGGTGCCTTGTTTGGTTCCTACAATAACAATAGACGCCCCTGGTAAACCAGTTCCATCAGAAATAACCATTCCAGTTATGGTTTTTTCTTGTGAAAGATTGTAAGTTATTGAATTACTGTTTTTTGTGATGCTAAAACTTAGGTTGCATATAAGCATAGCAAGGACTAATGAAAAGGTTTGAATGTTTTTCATGATAAATAATTTTAAAAAGTTGGTTGATCTATTTTTTTACAGGCTTGCCGTTTTTAGTGGTAATAATTACAATACCTTTTTTCCCTTTTTCGCCGTATCTTGAAAGGGCTTCTGGAGCTTGTAAAACTTCTACTGATTTTATTTTTTGTTTGTCTAAAGGAGCGTACGGACTCGTTGGATTTTTACCAAATAATGATTCTTCTGAATATTCTACACCATTTATGATGTATAATGGTTCTTTTAATACCACAACAGTTTCAACTTCTTCATTTTCTTTCACTTGATCACTTGCTGCTTCTAGGTCATCATTAGAAAAATTATTTTTCACCGCTTTTCCATCAACTACTAAAAGAGGCGGGGTAACAAGTTCTGTTTTTTTATCCGCTTCTTTAAATTC is a window of Flavobacterium indicum GPTSA100-9 = DSM 17447 DNA encoding:
- a CDS encoding VWA domain-containing protein encodes the protein MKNIQTFSLVLAMLICNLSFSITKNSNSITYNLSQEKTITGMVISDGTGLPGASIVIVGTKQGTTTDENGKYSLKCKVGDVLECSFIGMTSQRATVGSQNFINFTMAGNSQLIECVVVTGMGIERNENDYETFKRKDITQAANPNAIQALSGKVSGLQINTTTNGVNSDTRIVLRGNRSINAPIGNVMDSNYPKEIANIQDKFSNNKPLFIVDNQTVQEETFKLINPEDIVNVNVIKDQDAIKLYGEKGKNGVIQISSNGKIKWDKINSTLDPNSEDYEAFIENPFESPNTAPLSTFSIDVDNASYTNIRRFINNGQKVPKDAVRVEEMINFFKYQYPQPIGETPFSINTEYGSCPWNEKHQLVKIGLQGKDIPTVSLPNSNFVFLIDVSGSMSDQNKLPLVKESLKILTHQLREEDKISIVVYAGAAGLVLPPTSGKEKEKIINSLETLSAGGSTAGGEGIKLAYKVAEENFIKNGNNRVIIATDGDFNVGMSSNQDMETLIEEKRKSGVFLTCLGYGMGNYKDSKLETLADKGNGNYAYIDNIQEANRFLVKEFKGSMFAIAKDVKIQIEFNPKHVQSYRLIGYENRKLKAEDFTNDAIDAGELGSGHTVTALYEIIPTGVTSKFYETPIDLKYKAFEPKTEKYTNELATIKFRYKKPDGTKSIEIIQTIENIKLPIDNCSEDFKFSTAVAWFGLKIRDSKLLDNKNTDAIVRLANEGKAFDKDGYRAEFIRLVEALK